The genomic window GCTTCGGTGTGCGGATGACGCGGCTCATGCGCGGCCCTCCGGCTGCATGGGCTCGAGGTGGCGCGCGGCGAGCGCCGGCGCCTCGTGATGCGCCGCGGCGTGCAGCGGCCTGCCCCTGCCGAGCGACCTGACGAGCACGTAGAACAGCGGCGTGAGGAACAGGCCGAACAGCGTGACGCCGATCATCCCGAAGAACACCGAGATGCCCATCGCCTGGCGCATCTCCGCGCCCGCGCCGGTCGACACGACCAGCGGAATGACGCCCATCACGAAGGCGAGCGAGGTCATCAGGATCGGACGCAGCCGCAGGCGGCAGGCCTCGATCACGGCCTTCGCGGTCGACAGGCCCGCCATCTCGAGCTCGCGCGCGAACTCGACGATCAGGATCGCGTTCTTCGACGCCAGCCCGACGAGCACGATCAGCCCGATCTGCGTGAAGATGTTGTTGTCGCCCCGGGTGAGCCACACGCCGAGCAGCGCCGAGAAGATGCTCATCGGGATGATCAGGATGATGGCCAGCGGCAGCGTGAGGCTCTCGTACTGGGCCGCCAGCACCAGGAACACCAGCAGCACGCACAGCGGAAGGATCCAGGCCGCGCTGTTGCCCGCGATGATCTGCTGGTAGGTCAGGTCGGTCCATTCGTAGCTCATGCCCGGCGGCAAGGTCTCGGCCGCGATCCGCTGGATCGCCGCCATCGCCTGGCCCGAGGAATAGCCGGGCGCCGGGCTGCCGTTGACGTCGGCGGCCGTGAAACCGTTGTAGCGCACCACCTGGTCGGGTCCGTAGGTCTGGCTGATCCGCGCCAGCGAGGCGAGCGGAACCATGCGCCCCGACTCGCTGCGCACATGCAGCTGGCCGATGTCGTCGGGCTTCGAGCGGAACCTGGCGTCGGCCTGCATCCGCACCTGGTAGACGCGGCCCAGGAAGTTGAAGTCGTTGACGTAGTAGGCGCCCAGGAAGGACTGCAGCGTGTTGAACACCGCCGGCGTATCGACACCCAGTTGCTGTGCTTTCGCGCGATCGATGTCGACCTTGAGCTGCGGCACGTTGACCGTGTAGGTTGAGTAGATCGCGGCGAGCTCCGGTGCCTCGGAGGCCTTCTTGACGAAGGCCTGGGTCGCCTTGTAGAGCGCCTCGTAGCCCAGGTCCGCGCGGTCCTCGATCTGCAGCTTGAAGCCGCCGAGCGTGCCCAGCCCGTAGACCGGCGGCGGCGGAAACACGCCGGTGTAGGCATGGCCGATGCCGGCGTACTCGCGGCTCAGGTCGGCCACCACCTGCTCGGCGCTGATCCCGGGCCGCTCCTTGAAGGGCTTGAGCAGCACGAAGGTCAGCGCGGTGCTCGGGCTCTTCGTCACGCCGTTGATCGAGAGGCCGCTGTAGCTCGAGGTCCCCATCACGGCGGGATGCTTGAGCGCGATGTCGTTCATCTGCTTCATGGTCGCCTCGGTGCGATCGAGCGTCGATCCCTCGGGCAGTTGCGCCAGGCTGACCAGGTACTCCTTGTCCTGCGCGGGCACGAAGCCGCCCGGCACGTGGCCGGTGAGCCACCATGTCGCGCCCAGCAGCCCCGCATAGACGACGAGCAGCGCGCCCTTGTGCCGCAGCAGGCGGCCGATGCCGCTGCCGTAGCCTTCGGAGGCGCGGTCGAAGCGGCGGTTGAAGCGCGTGAAGAAGCGGCCGAACAGCCGTTGCGTCACCCGGGTCACCGCGTCGGGCGCGTCGCCGTGGCCCTTGAGCAGCAGCGCCGACAGCGCCGGCGACAGCGTCAGCGAATTCACCGCCGAGATCAGGGTGGAGATCGCGATGGTGACCGCGAACTGCTTGTAGAACTCGCCGGTCAGACCGCTGAGGAAGGCCAGCGGCAGGAAGACCGCCGACAGCGTCAGCGCGATGGCGACGATGGGCCCGCTGACCTCGCGCATCGCCTGGTAGGTGGCCTCGCGCGGGCCCAGGCCGCGCGCGATGTTGCGCTCCACGTTCTCGACCACCACGATGGCGTCGTCGACCACGATGCCGATCGCGACCACCAGGCCGAACAGCGACAGCGTGTTGATGGAGTAGCCGGCCAGCAGCAGGAAGCCGAAGGTGCCGACGATCGAGACCGGCACCGCGAGCAGCGGAATGATCGAGGCGCGCCAGGTCTGCAGGAAGAGGAACACCACCAGCACGACCAGCGCCACCGACTCCAGCAGGGTCTCGATCACGGCGTCGATGCCGGACTGGACGGCGCGGCTGGGCTCGTAGACCACGCGGTAGACCACATCCTGCGGGAACTCCTTCTCGAGTTCCTTCATGGCGCTGTGCACCTCGCGCGAGATCTGCAGCGAGTTCGCGCCCGGCGCTTCCTGCACGGCCACCGCGACGGCGGGCGCGTTGTCCAGGGTGGCGCGGATGCCGTAGTCCTCGGCACCCAGTTCCACGCGCGCCACGTCGCCCAGGCGCGTGATCGCGCCGTTGGCGTCGGACTTGATGACGATGCCCTTGAACTCCTCGGGCGACTTGAGGCGCCCGTCGGCGTTGACGTTGAGCTGGAAGGCGGTGTCGGGCGACGCGGGCGAACTGCCGATGGTGCCGACCGCGGCCTGGATGTTCTGGCGCCGGATCGCGGCCGCCACGTCGCTCGCGCCGAGCCCGCGTTCGGCCAGCGCGGCCGGGTCGAGCCACACGCGCATGGCATAGCCGCCCGGGCCCCACACCACCACGTCGCCCACGCCCGCGATGCGGGCCAGCCGGTCCTTCACGTGCAGGATGGCGTAGTTGCTGATGTAGTTGTTGTCGTAGGTCCCGTTCGGCGAGACCATGTGCACGGCGATGGTGATGATCGGCGAGTTCTTGATGGCCGTGACGCCCAGGCGCTGCACGTCCTCCGGCAGCCGCGGCTGGGCCTGCGAGACGCGCGTCTGCACCAGCTGCTGGGCCCGGTCCGGATCGGTGCCGAGCTTGAAGGTCGCCGTCAGGTAGAGGTGGCCGTCGCCGCTGGCCTTGGAGTCCATGTAGAGCATGTCCTCCACGCCGTTGATGGACTGCTCGAGCGGCGCCGCCACCGTCTCGGCGATGGTCTTGGCGTTGGCGCCCGGGTACTGCGCATGCACGACGACCGAGGGCGGAATGACCTGCGGGTATTCCGAGACCGGCATGTGGAAGGCCGCGACGATGCCCGCGAGCAGGATCAGCGCGGACAGCACGCCCGCGAAGATCGGGCGGTCGATGAAGAACTTCGAGATGTTCACGACCGGCCCCCGTCGGCGCCGGGCGCGGACGCGGTCGGCGCATCGGGCGCCGCCGCTGGCTCGGCGGCCTCGGCCGACACCGCGGTGCCCGGCGGCGCGCGGAACGCGCCGTCCACGATCACCTTCGCGCCCGGCGCGACACCGCTGCGCAGCACGCGCTCGCGGCCGTGCAGCGTGCCGAGCTCGACGAAGCGGCGCTCGACCTTGTTCTGCGCGTCGACGACCAGCACGTACTTGCGGTCCTGGTCGGTGCCGACCACGGCATCGTCGACCGTCACGGCCTCGTAGGGCAGGCCGCCCTGCAGCCGGATGCGCGCCTGCAGGCCCGGCAGCATGTCGGGGCCCACGCGGTCGATGCGCGCGCGCACGCGCACCGTGCCCGAGCGGGTGTCCATCTGGTTGTCGAGCGCCTCGATGGCGGCCGCATGGGGAAAGCCGTCGTCGCTCGCGAGGCCGACATCGACCTTCGGCTGCGCGCCCGCGCGCAGCGACGGCGCGATGAGCCGCAGGTAGCTCTGCTCGTCGACGTTGAAGGCGGCGTAGAGCTTGCCGTCGGAAACGATGCGCGTGAGCGGCACCGCATCGCCACCCGCGCCCACCACGTTGCCCGCGGTGATCTCCGCGCGCGAGATGCGGCCCGCGATCGGTGCCCGCACCTGCGTGTAGTCGAGCTGCAGCCGGGCCTGGGCCAGCGAAGCCTGCGCGCCCTTGACCGATGCGGCCGCCGCGCGCGCCGCGTTGTCGAGCGCATCGAATTCCCGGCGCGCGATCGAGTCCGATTCGAGCAGCCGCCGGGCGCGCGCCTGCTCGAGGTCGGCGAGGCGTTGCCGTTCCTCGGCGCCCGCCACGCTGGCCTGCGCCTGCCGCACCTGGACCTCGTAGGGCGCGGGGTCGATGGTGAACAGCAGTTCGCCCTGGCGCACGTGCTGGCCGGGCTTGAAATGCACGGCCAGCAGCGTGCCGGGCACCTTGGGGCGGATGTCCACGAGGTCGACGGCTTCGAGCCGTCCCGTGTAGTCCTGCGAGTCGGACACCGATCGCTGCAGGGCCGGCCGGTACTTGACGGTGGGGGCCGCGGTGGCGGGCGCGGCATGCGCTTCGGAGCCATGCTTCCAAAGAACGCTGCCCGCGCCGGCCACCGCGATCGCGGCCACGATGGCCGCGAGGGGATGCTTCTGGAGGGGATTCATGCGAGTTGCTCGAGAGGGTTGAACGGCCCGCAGTCTGAGCGCGCGGCGCACGAACATCTAGCCCTGAAGCTGGCTAAGTTTGTTGCCTTGGATGGAACAGTGAATCCGGACTCGGACCTTGAATTCAGAGGGGAAGACGCCAGACATCGAGGAAGGCGAACCTATACTTGTTTCGCCTCGAGCAATAAATTTCGGGCCAAGGAGAGATCGAATGGACCGCCTGCAATCGATGCAGATCTTCGCCCGCGTCGTCGAGATGCACAGCTTCACGCGGGCTGCCGACAGCCTCGTGCTGCCCAAGTCGCGCGTCACGCGCGCGGTCAAGGACCTCGAGAAATTCCTCGGCGCGCGGCTGCTGCAACGGACCACGCGCCACATCAGCCTGACGCCCGAAGGCACGCTCTACTACGACCATTGCAGGCGGCTGCTGGCCGAGATCGAGGCCGTCGAGTCCAGCTTCCCCGGCAGCGCCGGACGGCCGCGCGGCCGCCTGCGCGTCGACATGACGCTCTCGCTCGCGCGCCTCGTGGTGCTGCCGTCGATCCGCGACTTCCAGTCGCGCTATCCCGATGTCGAGCTCACGCTCACGGTGAGCGACCGGACGGTGGAACTGGTGCAGGAGGGCATCGACTGCGTCATCCGCGCCGGCACGCCCGAGGATTCGGCCACGCTGGTGGCCCGTCGCATCGGCGCCTTCGACTGGGTGAGCTGTGCCTCGCCCGCGTACCTCGAGCGCCATGGCACGCCGAAGACGCTGGAGGACCTGGCGCGGCACAAGGCCGTGGGCTACCTGTCGAGCCGCACGGCGCGCTCGCTCGAGTGGCATTTCGTGGAGAACGGCGAGGACCGCTGCATCGCCATGCGCGAGAGCCTCGTCGTCAACGACACCGATGCCTACGTGGCCTGCGGCCTCGAAGGCCTGGGCCTGATCCGCGCGGGCAGCTACATGGTGCAGCAGCACCTGCGCAGCGGACAGCTGCGGCGGGTGCTCGCCGACTATGCCGCGCCGGCCGCGCCGCTCTCGGTGCTCTATCCGCAGAACCGCCACCTGTCGCCCACCGTGCGCGCCTTCGTGGACTGGGTGGGCGGCGTGGTGAGCAAGGCGGAGGCGGGCTGGCGGGTCGATGCGCATCCCGTCGCCTGAGGGCGGGCCGCCGCATTGTTCGGGCGGCTGAACGATGAATTCGAGTGGCGCCCGTAGATGAATCGTCGGTGCATTCCTAGAATTTTTTGCATCGACATCCATCCCGAAAGCCATCGATGACAGACGCGCCTCCAGCCAATCAACCCGCGGGCTACGTGCCCGCCAAGGTCTGGCAACCGAAGAGCAATCCGGCCGGCACCTTCGGCAGCATCAACAGTCCCGTGTCGGGCGCGCGCTTCGAGCAGGCGCTGCCGGTCGGCAGTCATCCGCTGCAGCTGTATTCGCAGGGCACGCCCAACGGCCAGAAGATCACGATCCTGCTCGAGGAGCTGCTCGCGGCCGGACACGAGGGCGCCGAGTACGACGCCTGGCTGATCGACATCTTCCAGGGCGACCAGTTCGGCAGCGGCTTCGTCGGCGTCAATCCCAACAGCAAGATTCCCGCGCTCGTCGATCGATCGACGGACCCGGTCACGCACGTCTTCGAGAGCGGCTCGATCCTGATCCATCTCGCCGAGCGCTTCGGCGCCTTCCTGCCGGCCGAAGGACGCGCGCGCACCGAGACCTTCAACTGGCTGATGTGGCAGGTGGGCTCGGCGCCCTTCGTCGGCGGTGGCCTTGGCCACTTCTATGGCTATGCGCCGTTCAAGATCGAATACGCGATCGACCGCTACGCGATGGAGACCAAGCGCCAGCTGCATGTGCTCGACACCCACCTGGCCTCGCACGAGTTCCTCGCCGGCGACCAATACACGATCGCGGACATGGCGGTGTGGCCGTGGTATCCGGGCAGCCTCTACGGCGTCTACAACACGCACGAGTTCCTGGCCGTCGAGGAGTATCGGCATCTGCTGCGCTGGTACGAGGCCATTGCCGCGCGGCCCGCGGTCGCGCGCGGCAGGGTGGTCAACCGCACGTCGGGCGCGCCGGGCACCGTGCTGCGCGAGCGCCACGACGCCAGCGATTTCGATGCCCTGGTGCCCACTCTCTAGTCAGCCATGAAACTCTATTACGCTCCCGGCTCCTGCGGCCTCGCTTCGCAGATCGCATTGCAGGAGGCCGGCCAGGCCTATGAACTGATCGAGGTCGACTTCAAGACCAAGACGACGATCGAAGGCGACTACCTGCAGGTGAGCCCCAAGGGCTTCATTCCCGTGCTCCAACTGGACGACGGCGACCTCCTCACCGAAGGCGCGGTGATCCTGCAGTGGATCGCCGACCGGCATCCCGAGCACCGGCTGCTGCCGCCCTTCGGCACGCGGCAGCGCTACCGCGCGCTCGAGTGGCTGAACTTCGTCGCGAGCGATCTGCACAAGGGCATGGCCGTGATGTTCTCGCCCTACCTCGATGCGGACACCAAGAAGCGATTCGCGGACGGCAACCTCACGAGCAAGTTCGCCTACATCGACGAGCACCTGTCGACCAACGACTATGTGCTGGGCGCCGATTTCTCGGTGGCCGATGCCTATCTCTACAACGTGCTGTCGTGGCCGCCGCGTGTGAACATCGATCTCTCGGGTTACGCGGCGATCCAGCGCTTCATGGTCCGCATGGGGAAGCGCCCCAGCGTTCGCGCGGCGCTGGAAGCCGAGCGCCTCGCGGCCCGTTAACTGGAAGCCGGCGGCCACAGCACCGGAAACAGCGGATGCGCCATCGGCGCGCCCGCCGGCAGCTGCTCGGCCAGCCCCGGAAAATCCGGCGAGGTCTTCCAGCGCCGCGGCGCATGCCGCATGTCGTCGCCCAGCATGCGCACCGAGAACACCCGCCGCCGCCGTCCGGGTTCGAGCCCGGCCGAGGCGTGCAGCGTGAGCATGTTGAAGGCGATGGCGTCGCCGGGTTCCACGGCCCAGCCGAGGATGTCGTGGGCCGCGCGGTCGGCCTCGATGTCGGGCAGGTCGGCCAGCGCGCCTTCGGGGAACCACCGGGCCTCGTTGGTCATGAAGGTGCGCGGCATCAGCCACGGCCCCTTGTGCGATCCGGCGACGAGCTCCAGCGTGGAGGCACGCGACACCGGATCGACCGGAATCCAGAAGCTGACGTTCTGGCTGCCCTCGACGTTGTAGTAGGGCTGGTCCTGGTGCCAGGGCGTGCGCTGGCGCGTGCCCGATTCCTTCGTGAGCATGTGGTCGTGATAGAGCCGCACCTGCGTGCTCTTCGTGAGCCTGGCCGCGGCGGCCGGCAATGCCGAGCGCGAGATCACGTCCCAGTATGCCGGGATCTCGTGCCAGTTGCAGAAGTCCTCGATGAAGAAGCCCGGGTCGTCGGGCCGGCTCGCCACCTTCGCGCGCAC from Variovorax paradoxus includes these protein-coding regions:
- a CDS encoding LysR family transcriptional regulator produces the protein MDRLQSMQIFARVVEMHSFTRAADSLVLPKSRVTRAVKDLEKFLGARLLQRTTRHISLTPEGTLYYDHCRRLLAEIEAVESSFPGSAGRPRGRLRVDMTLSLARLVVLPSIRDFQSRYPDVELTLTVSDRTVELVQEGIDCVIRAGTPEDSATLVARRIGAFDWVSCASPAYLERHGTPKTLEDLARHKAVGYLSSRTARSLEWHFVENGEDRCIAMRESLVVNDTDAYVACGLEGLGLIRAGSYMVQQHLRSGQLRRVLADYAAPAAPLSVLYPQNRHLSPTVRAFVDWVGGVVSKAEAGWRVDAHPVA
- the gstA gene encoding glutathione transferase GstA; this encodes MKLYYAPGSCGLASQIALQEAGQAYELIEVDFKTKTTIEGDYLQVSPKGFIPVLQLDDGDLLTEGAVILQWIADRHPEHRLLPPFGTRQRYRALEWLNFVASDLHKGMAVMFSPYLDADTKKRFADGNLTSKFAYIDEHLSTNDYVLGADFSVADAYLYNVLSWPPRVNIDLSGYAAIQRFMVRMGKRPSVRAALEAERLAAR
- a CDS encoding efflux RND transporter periplasmic adaptor subunit, translating into MNPLQKHPLAAIVAAIAVAGAGSVLWKHGSEAHAAPATAAPTVKYRPALQRSVSDSQDYTGRLEAVDLVDIRPKVPGTLLAVHFKPGQHVRQGELLFTIDPAPYEVQVRQAQASVAGAEERQRLADLEQARARRLLESDSIARREFDALDNAARAAAASVKGAQASLAQARLQLDYTQVRAPIAGRISRAEITAGNVVGAGGDAVPLTRIVSDGKLYAAFNVDEQSYLRLIAPSLRAGAQPKVDVGLASDDGFPHAAAIEALDNQMDTRSGTVRVRARIDRVGPDMLPGLQARIRLQGGLPYEAVTVDDAVVGTDQDRKYVLVVDAQNKVERRFVELGTLHGRERVLRSGVAPGAKVIVDGAFRAPPGTAVSAEAAEPAAAPDAPTASAPGADGGRS
- a CDS encoding phytanoyl-CoA dioxygenase family protein, whose product is MNARPDDRLPSDQQVEEFSRDGAIVLRGVLRPAEVELLRQGIDANLAAPSVRAKVASRPDDPGFFIEDFCNWHEIPAYWDVISRSALPAAAARLTKSTQVRLYHDHMLTKESGTRQRTPWHQDQPYYNVEGSQNVSFWIPVDPVSRASTLELVAGSHKGPWLMPRTFMTNEARWFPEGALADLPDIEADRAAHDILGWAVEPGDAIAFNMLTLHASAGLEPGRRRRVFSVRMLGDDMRHAPRRWKTSPDFPGLAEQLPAGAPMAHPLFPVLWPPASS
- the yghU gene encoding glutathione-dependent disulfide-bond oxidoreductase encodes the protein MTDAPPANQPAGYVPAKVWQPKSNPAGTFGSINSPVSGARFEQALPVGSHPLQLYSQGTPNGQKITILLEELLAAGHEGAEYDAWLIDIFQGDQFGSGFVGVNPNSKIPALVDRSTDPVTHVFESGSILIHLAERFGAFLPAEGRARTETFNWLMWQVGSAPFVGGGLGHFYGYAPFKIEYAIDRYAMETKRQLHVLDTHLASHEFLAGDQYTIADMAVWPWYPGSLYGVYNTHEFLAVEEYRHLLRWYEAIAARPAVARGRVVNRTSGAPGTVLRERHDASDFDALVPTL
- a CDS encoding efflux RND transporter permease subunit; the encoded protein is MNISKFFIDRPIFAGVLSALILLAGIVAAFHMPVSEYPQVIPPSVVVHAQYPGANAKTIAETVAAPLEQSINGVEDMLYMDSKASGDGHLYLTATFKLGTDPDRAQQLVQTRVSQAQPRLPEDVQRLGVTAIKNSPIITIAVHMVSPNGTYDNNYISNYAILHVKDRLARIAGVGDVVVWGPGGYAMRVWLDPAALAERGLGASDVAAAIRRQNIQAAVGTIGSSPASPDTAFQLNVNADGRLKSPEEFKGIVIKSDANGAITRLGDVARVELGAEDYGIRATLDNAPAVAVAVQEAPGANSLQISREVHSAMKELEKEFPQDVVYRVVYEPSRAVQSGIDAVIETLLESVALVVLVVFLFLQTWRASIIPLLAVPVSIVGTFGFLLLAGYSINTLSLFGLVVAIGIVVDDAIVVVENVERNIARGLGPREATYQAMREVSGPIVAIALTLSAVFLPLAFLSGLTGEFYKQFAVTIAISTLISAVNSLTLSPALSALLLKGHGDAPDAVTRVTQRLFGRFFTRFNRRFDRASEGYGSGIGRLLRHKGALLVVYAGLLGATWWLTGHVPGGFVPAQDKEYLVSLAQLPEGSTLDRTEATMKQMNDIALKHPAVMGTSSYSGLSINGVTKSPSTALTFVLLKPFKERPGISAEQVVADLSREYAGIGHAYTGVFPPPPVYGLGTLGGFKLQIEDRADLGYEALYKATQAFVKKASEAPELAAIYSTYTVNVPQLKVDIDRAKAQQLGVDTPAVFNTLQSFLGAYYVNDFNFLGRVYQVRMQADARFRSKPDDIGQLHVRSESGRMVPLASLARISQTYGPDQVVRYNGFTAADVNGSPAPGYSSGQAMAAIQRIAAETLPPGMSYEWTDLTYQQIIAGNSAAWILPLCVLLVFLVLAAQYESLTLPLAIILIIPMSIFSALLGVWLTRGDNNIFTQIGLIVLVGLASKNAILIVEFARELEMAGLSTAKAVIEACRLRLRPILMTSLAFVMGVIPLVVSTGAGAEMRQAMGISVFFGMIGVTLFGLFLTPLFYVLVRSLGRGRPLHAAAHHEAPALAARHLEPMQPEGRA